Genomic segment of Ranitomeya imitator isolate aRanImi1 chromosome 6, aRanImi1.pri, whole genome shotgun sequence:
ctcacgataaaacagcatctcaaagacatttcaacactataaaaaattcttacagaatataaaaagtaaaaacattaaaatagtacaatgaacaattacacttcttacaaaataattaatatagagttacaaggcgagtacagcattttagccagtacattctttacatcgtgagccacatggtttgcagcatcggtagagacctttttttaggtagcagagttccacgtgtggaacctaatgacggggaatgtaaagattgaattgtacggggagccgccgctaacttcagcggtgtagatacagagcgtgtctcactgttggtaatttttaattcatctaaaagcttcctagtagcggtgttacccacaactgtagacgccatatttagttcggccatagcctgcataaatgaatcccaacccggcggtaaatttctactgttcagagcatggctctgcgttgtactacgtaccaaatccagtaagttagaccctggtattacggatcctttgaaaataaattcagcattattattccatgctgtgacatttttattctgcagcagcctgtttagtaaaaattcagcattctttttatatctttggtttatattatattagctttttgtcataggtcagggattttttttttttttttgcactttattaatatgcggttattagtcatttaggacttatgttatcatgttttttgcactttattaatatgcggttattagtcatttaggacttatgttatcatgttttttgcactttattaatatgctgaacacataggtcagggatttttgcactttattaatatgcgggccacataggtcagtgatttttgcactttattaatatgcaggccacataggtcagtgatttttgcactttattaacatacaacacacaagaaatagacatttagaacttatttatgattaatatgcgattattaggcatttaggacttatgttatcatgtttttgcactttattaatatgctgaccacataggtcagggatttttgcactttattaatatgcgggccacataggtcagtgatttttgcactttattaacatacaacacacaagaaatagacatttagaacttatttataattaatatgcgattattaggcatttaggacttatgttatcatgtttttgcactttattaatatgcggttattagtcatttaggacttatgttatcatgtttttgcactttattaatatgctgaccacataggtcagggattttttgtactttattaatatgcgggccacaaacacttctgcacccacgggcgcttctcaaccaaccatgcatccggtactcatcaggcactgtgaaataatgcaaaaatacatctgtgcgcggctggcggcatcaacattttgctattataagtttatggttctgtaaagaacacgcaacacatacagaacgcacacacacacacaaatacacacagcacacaacacgcacacatttctcaaaatgccatacacttcagaatatatttgcaattcactacgcatgtaacacatatttcttcgccccacacgcatttaacagtctttcatatgtatcgcagaaagattttagttccaactgcgggtcagcggcttaaagaaaagttattgtggccttgattctggggtaacacatgtttataaatatagcctagtcgtgtatttattttacacgtggtttataacacatttcatttgtttttgttgtttgattgtcatgtaagaagcgttgtgttttatacgaatataaaagtgacacattcccatatattattacagctttcattaattctacattattttagcacatattaattttacactattaattttacaggagcctgtgctgcctataatttgactccttcttatacaaagacatctaacatatacagacttttaatatttttgtgtaaaatcgcggtcagacaggcacaaacacacacacacacacacacacacgcacacaacacagaaccacacacaacaaacacacagaacccacacacacacacacacacacacacacacaagaaatagacatttaggacttatttatgttattatctttatgcactttggatgtgctgtctataatttgactctatccttgttttgttgaaaataactggacatacataagaaaccgggcaatatatctttatagaaataacacttctgcactctttgtgtatttctatcagttttattcaggcatttataacacaacatgtttgatattggtaatttgattctgggaacacattttaagttactgctgcacatgtattactgtttttcttgttttttatgtaaaatttcgttgttggtttacaaagacatttctttgagaaatgtgtagcataaccaattacccatcatggccactagatggcagaatatcatattaattattctgggataacatttctctttgtgcatttctatcagttttatttatgcttttataacacaacatgtctgctattgttaatttgattcggggataacacatgtttataaaaataacgctatagcaagcggtaatgtcaaattctgaaaatagccattttatattgaattactaacatttttctattttagcgctgacacagccacatatattattccagctttctttaattctgcattattttatcacatgatgaaaatagtcattttatattgaattactgcagctcgcggcgcgttaccactggactcgtttctcaattaatttcccagctggcgacgctatctataattctgcgtataccttaggcgtgtatttacatggcagtgtaattatttctcacaataaaacaacagctcaaattttaagttagctaacagcataatgatgacaaatgcatctttgcggaatctgataacgacacgctgaacaaaggacggagcctgacaaatacacacaacacacaacacgcacatattatgaaaaatgacaaccattgtatgtgatttaaaagactttagttagatttatcaggggtgatttagtttgaaagcacgcagctcctcggtaatgtcatgtgttggacacgcatttaaaagtctttcatatgtatcgcagaaagattttagttccatctgtgcgagtttgctttgagcgtactgcgcagacatgtcagtaaacattttgacatggtcagcatcccacgaaggacgacctgtgtaaggtgtatgtacagcaactttctgctttctacctacacggcgtcgggatacggttcgtttctttagaggtaatacaggggcaaaaacgctagaagagtctgcaagagcagtatctgcagattgcacagtctggcacacaggtatattgaggggctctgtgggtgaccacataccctcggagagctgttcaatttctctgttttcaggcgtaacttggggtATGGCGCCTGTGCTATTGGCGGTCCGAGTTATGCGGGGCTTAGCGTTCGGCGCtgtacgtttctctcttgaaacgttcgtatatttctgatgtgaaatcttggggcttggattcccgggttgttttggtgcagcgtagcattcatcacgatccacaacacagatgggcgagagagatgttgttcgcaccgccgtattagctctttgtggttgattctcttcagtgtcgtaattacgccggtgcaaaactcgttgttgaagaggcgacgtatctaaaagaaaagatacaagtggcggttagccgcgaaacggcgcaaaattggaaaagctaaacggcgacgcatagctatgatcatacgtaatatttgaaaagttaatggggacaggtatccatgaaatcattgtaacaatatttacataaacctgtatagagcagtccagatatatacttacaagtatgaagcggtaattgtcccacatcagctcctggtttaacgggcggcgcaatgctcaaactcgcagaggcgggaatattctctttttcaagctgtattttccgggcaactagattagcgggtgtaagtaaaaatataacgattagcgaacacagaattgattttctacacaaaactgcagcggtgagaagaatatatatatatatatatatatatatatatattcaaaaatgaattttctgacagttagctagcagctgtaagtaaatatgagtattacacaaaagtgagaatcgactgtatttcaagtgaacagataccttttctattcttgaaacatcggcgtaacgagttgccgcgtcttttaggcgcatcgggtttcgctgaagttgcagggttcttgacatctatgatctccacgtctgaacccagcgtatcgcgtggttcgggaacacaccagttttcagccatatcgtcagatgtctccgtgtcagtatctgtatgagaaattgcgcgtagttcgtgtttacatacaaaggattaaagcaactgatatagtataatatagttttacggtataaacatatttgcggtgtaaattaatatagcaagacttatgccgctatatattaataattcagtattatattgatggctaccgctattatttgttttattaatttaatcatatatttattatgccataatttgtgtaatacaatagttaatagatgctatagttttacgccataaacagtatatattaacatagataatatatatatatatatatatttagctttcttacatgtgatacatgaaagataaatatctttgtaccgtgttacaatgacatttttccctatctaaaagcaaaaaggtgctcctaattacccatgatgagatgaagagcaggcccattatcggctatcggcgccacggcttcaatgcgcgcataattctgcgttatgaaattattgcgccaatcgggcgacatacacggctcttaaataagaaagaatgcatgaatatataattaatataatttacttataatataatgacacaatcagaatgagtcaatactctgtacattatacgcgtataatacctaattgtgtgcttgcaagaagggggctgcattgctcgcgagggtattgggcttccatcttaaataaataggggataagttttatctataactgcgccgccaataaatacagtttaaaactacgttacaaaaatatgctttacaggcattgataatattagaccgcaaataaaacagtaaacacctacttttcagagagtagcgcaactgttcagagagaaattaccacccaccgtgaacacacctacaggaaaccgcattatacggcacccgtgactaattgcgcgcacatgtcagataacaatggttGTTATGACCCAGCCAtaagcctttctatattaattatgtcccacaaatattgcttatacaataaaactatattatacaacgatactaaatatgcagctatcctccagtataaAACTAACTTATTAGACAAATAAcccccttaattatggttttagagatgcatagttaaatataattaagcatttgcgaataataacacaactgtcttatatacttacatttagaatagcttgcttttttttagtctagtcggacttctggtggatgtctgatGTACTTAGTGGGCCAGCcacctgtatttatcctgagtgtcagaaaccagctcacctgttaacacccagttacgcccccaccacacgcctgctgttaacacccagaacacaaccatacatgcaattaatgcatgtattaatccgatagccgataatgggcctgctcttcatctcatcatgggtaattaggagcacctttttgcttttagatagggaaaaatgtcattgtaacacggtacaaagatatttatctttcatgtatcacatgtaagaaagctaaatatatatatatatatatattatctatgttaatatatactgtttatggcgtaaaactatagcatctattaactattgtattacacaaatt
This window contains:
- the LOC138642665 gene encoding uncharacterized protein translates to MEAQYPREQCSPLLASTQLEPCMSPDWRNNFITQNYARIEAVAPIADNGPALHLIMDTDTETSDDMAENWCVPEPRDTLGSDVEIIDVKNPATSAKPDAPKRRGNSLRRCFKNRKVARKIQLEKENIPASASLSIAPPVKPGADVGQLPLHTYTSPLQQRVLHRRNYDTEENQPQRANTAVRTTSLSPICVVDRDECYAAPKQPGNPSPKISHQKYTNVSREKRTAPNAKPRITRTANSTGAIPQVTPENREIEQLSEGMWSPTEPLNIPVCQTVQSADTALADSSSVFAPVLPLKKRTVSRRRVGRKQKVAVHTPYTGRPSWDADHVKMFTDMSAQYAQSKLAQMELKSFCDTYERLLNACPTHDITEELRAFKLNHP